The Anopheles merus strain MAF chromosome 2L, AmerM5.1, whole genome shotgun sequence genome has a segment encoding these proteins:
- the LOC121591960 gene encoding nose resistant to fluoxetine protein 6-like encodes MSNRFGRWWCTVSIACVAAAVGAVSSESDLRALELSEYWRMPRVFKYDDYDICLNDNPTIPSVYCVVKAVIRPDNSSEVWSLIERISSKWKVMLNHAHLDRGVCVRDCEMRLQHLSGRLNGSELLVPKFNTSYRYTFKPGTFRDIDQYRQNYSELLEKCVNIELSEEFGLKAQTEIEYCDSNTVSYAIDWLEIAFIVVMLGIAGIVFASSMYDFRCKTTHGLDHYRQDLPSTRQMYLVSFSIIRNWYRITSRGDDQLSHDLRYIHTIRMIVFMGVTLGHVVFYAQPRTALTIESRYSDLSTMIVINGTQIVTTFFAISAMLLVLFFMQKVEETKKKVGIAEIFIISVARYVRLTPVYAFVMLFEATWVVRLADGPLWQKGFETGRSYCRKNWWVNLLYINNYYKVDEPCMLHTWYLAADFHLFVYGLVLCAVIARFPKVRNALLGTLLVLSYLATAAIIYLKEYDAIPIFAAEQIRYFFWYWDVYRDAYVPSHMYLVNYTFAIACAFYYMHLAKTRTNYHWLIKVGWFATYLMIPALFAMGYFFYHYDFATPSLWMALLFPFIRLLYSAIIFIGGVGLSFRFLKLLTRLSDIPFHTIIGRLTYSAYLCHLCLIKMSLFNTRSFFRYELIDIGAIWAASMLLSYLVAWVLCLVLESPFMALQRQLFKRHSRSSDETDHSSSAGDNGIDNTYCEHPDEKSYKPNVIFSQRF; translated from the exons ATGTCGAACCGATTTggacggtggtggtgtacGGTTTCCATCGCGTGTGTCGCAGCCGCTGTGGGTGCCGTGAGCAGCGAAAGTGATTTACGGGCTCTAGAAt TGTCGGAGTACTGGCGGATGCCCCGCGTGTTCAAGTATGATGATTACGATATCTGTCTAAACGATAATCCCACCATTCCCTCGGTTTACTGCGTAGTAAAGGCAGTTATCCGACCGGACAACAGCTCCGAAGTGTGGAGTTTGATCGAGCGGATATCGAGCAAGTGGAAGGTTATGCTTAACCATGCCCATCTCGATCGTGGTGTTTGCGTACGCGATTGCGAAATGCGCCTGCAGCACTTATCCGGCCGGCTAAATGGCAGTGAGCTGCTCGTACCCAAGTTCAACACCAGCTACCGG TATACTTTCAAACCAGGGACATTCAGAGATATTGATCAATATCGACAAAACTATTCTGAATTATTGGAGAAGTGTGTCAACATAGAGCTGTCGGAAGAATTCGGCCTCAAGGCGCAGACAGAAATAGAATATTGCGATAGCAATACGGTATCCTATGCAATAG ATTGGTTAGAAATAGCGTTTATAGTGGTGATGCTGGGAATAGCAGGCATTGTGTTTGCCTCCAGTATGTACGATTTCCGATGCAAAACGACGCACGGGCTTGACCATTACAGACAGGACCTGCCGTCCACGAGGCAGATGTATCTGGTGTCCTTTTCAATCATCCGAAACTGGTATCGCATCACATCGCGAGGGGACGATCAACTTAGCCACGATTTGCGCTACATTCACACCATTCGCATGATCGTCTTTATGGGAGTTACCTTAGGCCACGTAGTGTTCTACGCTCAGCCTAGAACGGCACTTACCATTGAAAGC CGTTATAGCGACCTTTCGACTATGATAGTAATCAATGGTACCCAGATTGTGACGACGTTTTTCGCAATCAGTGccatgctgctggtgctgttctTCATGCAAAAAGTAGAAGAGACAAAGAAAAAGGTCGGCATTGCGGAAATATTCATCATTTCCGTTGCTCGTTACGTTCG ACTAACTCCTGTGTACGCGTTCGTGATGCTCTTCGAGGCCACCTGGGTGGTGCGGCTGGCTGATGGACCACTGTGGCAGAAGGGCTTTGAAACTGGCCGATCGTACTGCCGCAAGAACTGGTGGGTTAATCTACTCTATATCAACAATTACTACAAAGTCGACGAACCG TGCATGCTCCATACGTGGTACCTAGCAGCCGATTTTCATCTCTTTGTGTACGGACTTGTGCTGTGTGCAGTGATTGCCCGCTTCCCGAAAGTGCGGAACGCACTGCTGGGAACGTTGCTGGTGCTGAGCTACCTGGCAACTGCCGCCATCATCTATCTGAAGGAATATGATGCCATACCGATTTTTGCAGCAGA ACAAATCCGGTACTTCTTCTGGTACTGGGATGTGTATCGGGATGCCTACGTCCCGTCGCATATGTATCTGGTGAATTATACGTTCGCGATCGCTTGCGCATTTTATTACATGCACTTGGCAAAAACACGAACCAATTACCACTGG CTTATTAAGGTCGGCTGGTTTGCAACCTACCTAATGATTCCGGCACTGTTTGCTATGGGTTACTTCTTTTATCACTACGATTTTGCGACTCCTTCGTTGTGGATGGCACTTCTGTTCCCGTTCATACGTCTGCTGTACAGTGCTATCATCTTCATTGGAGGAGTTGGTCTATCCTTTAGATTTTTAAAACTGTTGACCCGACTATCAGATATCCCGTTCCATACGATCATCGGAAGGCTTACCTACAGCGCCTATTTGTGTCATTTGTGTCTGATTAAGATGTCCTTGTTTAACACCAGGAGCTTCTTCCGTTACGAATTGATTGATATT GGTGCAATTTGGGCGGCTTCCATGTTGCTTTCCTATCTCGTAGCTTGGGTGCTCTGTCTCGTGCTGGAGTCACCGTTCATGGCACTGCAGAGGCAGCTCTTTAAACGTCATTCGCGATCATCAGATGAAACGGATCACTCGTCTAGTGCAGGGGACAATGGAATCGACAATACCTACTGTGAACATCCCGATGAGAAAAGCTATAAGCCGAATGTGATTTTCAGTCAACGATTTTAG